One genomic window of Pseudomonas sp. LFM046 includes the following:
- a CDS encoding alpha/beta fold hydrolase — MLRYLLLALPLLANLAQAAPQSVLQRPIELDTGSGVLRGTLLRPKTDQPVPVALIIAGSGPTDRDGNNALGGRNDSLKKLAQLLARHGIASVRYDKRGIAASQDAGTDERQLSIELYAADAAAWGQRLKLDPRFSRLILIGHSEGALIASMAAESAGADALISIAGSARPIDQLLREQLQTRLPPPLLAQSEALLSSLRAGQQVAEVPEPLEVLFRPSVQPYLISLFRQEPAQVFGRLHMPALIIQGSHDIQVGVTDAEQLKAARPDAQLAIIEGMNHMLRIVPMDMDQQLASYRDPQLPLARELGDRILAFINGLTDSRNADSSR, encoded by the coding sequence ATGCTGCGCTACCTGCTGCTTGCCCTCCCCCTCCTCGCCAACCTCGCCCAGGCGGCGCCCCAGAGCGTGCTGCAACGTCCCATCGAATTGGACACCGGCAGCGGGGTCCTGCGCGGAACCTTGCTGCGACCGAAGACCGACCAACCGGTGCCGGTGGCCCTGATCATCGCCGGCTCGGGCCCCACCGACCGCGACGGCAACAATGCCCTGGGCGGGCGCAACGACAGCCTGAAGAAGCTGGCCCAGTTGCTGGCGCGCCACGGTATCGCCAGCGTGCGCTACGACAAGCGCGGCATCGCCGCCAGCCAGGACGCCGGGACCGACGAGCGCCAGCTCAGTATCGAGCTCTACGCCGCCGACGCCGCCGCCTGGGGTCAGCGCCTGAAGCTGGACCCGCGCTTTTCCCGGCTCATCCTCATCGGCCACAGCGAAGGGGCGCTGATTGCCAGCATGGCGGCGGAGTCTGCCGGCGCCGATGCGCTGATCAGCATTGCCGGCAGCGCCCGGCCAATCGACCAGTTGCTACGGGAGCAACTGCAGACCCGCCTGCCACCGCCCCTGCTCGCCCAGAGCGAGGCCTTGCTGAGCAGCCTGCGGGCCGGCCAGCAGGTGGCCGAGGTGCCGGAGCCCCTGGAAGTGCTGTTCCGCCCCAGCGTGCAGCCCTACCTGATTTCCCTGTTCCGCCAGGAGCCGGCCCAGGTGTTCGGCCGGCTGCACATGCCGGCGCTGATTATCCAGGGCAGCCATGACATCCAGGTCGGAGTCACCGATGCCGAGCAACTCAAGGCCGCTCGCCCCGACGCCCAGTTGGCGATCATCGAAGGCATGAACCACATGCTGCGCATCGTGCCCATGGACATGGACCAGCAGTTGGCTTCCTACCGCGATCCGCAACTGCCCCTGGCCCGGGAACTGGGTGATCGAATCCTCGCCTTCATCAACGGACTAACGGACTCCAGAAACGCGGACAGCAGCCGATAA
- the prmB gene encoding 50S ribosomal protein L3 N(5)-glutamine methyltransferase: MSEPRLRTLRDYIRWAVSRFHAENLFFGHGTDNAWDEARQLVLGALHLPYEIADSYLDCRLEDDEAAHLRELLRRRIEERVPVAYLLGEAWFCGMPFVVDERVLVPRSPIAELIQQHFAPWLPQDPARVLDLCTGSGCIGIACAHVFPEAEVVLGDLSFDALEVANLNIERHGLEDRVYTVQGDGFDGLPGQRFDLIVSNPPYVDAEDFADMPTEYHHEPELGLACGNDGLDLVRRMLAEAADHLTEKGLLIVEVGNSQVHVEAIYPEVDFLWLDFEHGGHGVFMLSAKQCQEHQALFRSRLNP, encoded by the coding sequence GTGTCCGAACCCCGCCTGCGCACCCTGCGTGATTACATCCGCTGGGCTGTCAGCCGCTTCCATGCGGAAAACCTGTTCTTCGGTCACGGCACCGACAACGCCTGGGATGAGGCCCGCCAACTCGTGCTGGGTGCCCTCCATCTGCCCTATGAGATCGCCGACAGCTATCTGGACTGCCGCCTGGAAGACGACGAGGCGGCGCACCTGCGTGAATTGCTGCGTCGCCGCATCGAGGAGCGCGTGCCGGTGGCCTACCTGCTGGGCGAGGCCTGGTTCTGCGGCATGCCCTTCGTGGTGGACGAGCGGGTGCTGGTGCCCCGATCCCCCATCGCCGAGCTGATTCAGCAGCACTTCGCCCCCTGGCTGCCCCAGGACCCGGCGCGCGTCCTCGACCTCTGCACCGGATCGGGCTGCATCGGCATCGCCTGCGCCCATGTCTTCCCTGAGGCCGAAGTGGTGCTGGGCGACCTCTCTTTCGACGCCCTGGAAGTGGCCAACCTGAACATCGAGCGGCACGGTCTCGAGGATCGGGTCTACACGGTGCAGGGCGATGGCTTCGATGGGCTGCCGGGCCAGCGTTTCGATCTGATCGTCTCCAACCCGCCCTATGTCGATGCCGAAGACTTCGCCGACATGCCGACGGAATACCACCATGAGCCGGAGCTGGGCCTGGCCTGCGGCAACGACGGGCTGGACCTGGTGCGCCGAATGCTGGCGGAAGCGGCTGATCACCTGACCGAGAAGGGCCTGCTGATCGTGGAGGTGGGCAACAGCCAGGTGCACGTGGAAGCGATCTACCCGGAAGTGGACTTCCTCTGGCTGGATTTCGAGCACGGTGGCCACGGTGTGTTCATGCTCAGCGCCAAACAGTGCCAGGAGCACCAGGCGCTGTTCCGCTCGCGGCTGAATCCCTGA
- a CDS encoding cysteine hydrolase family protein, whose translation MSVPKSMFQLSGRGYPPASLNNATLVIIDAQEEYRSGVLALPGLDAALAEIASLLAAARAMGSAIVHVKHLGVPGGIFDPRGERGEHLPETAPLAGEIVVEKRLPNAFAGTDLHDRLQAIGHLDLIVCGFMTHSSVSTTVRAAKDYGYRCTLVSAACATRDLPTVDGGVISADEMHRVEVIALADNFASVVPQAKALI comes from the coding sequence ATGTCCGTCCCGAAATCCATGTTCCAGCTCAGCGGCCGTGGCTACCCGCCAGCCAGCCTGAACAATGCCACCCTGGTGATCATCGACGCCCAGGAAGAATACCGTAGCGGCGTTCTCGCCCTGCCCGGCCTGGACGCCGCCCTCGCCGAGATCGCCAGCCTCCTCGCCGCCGCCCGCGCCATGGGCAGCGCCATCGTCCATGTGAAGCACCTGGGCGTGCCCGGCGGCATCTTCGATCCGCGCGGCGAACGCGGCGAGCACCTGCCCGAGACCGCCCCCCTGGCGGGCGAGATCGTGGTGGAGAAGCGCCTGCCCAACGCATTTGCCGGCACCGACTTGCACGACCGCCTGCAGGCGATCGGCCATCTGGACCTGATCGTTTGCGGTTTCATGACGCATTCCAGCGTAAGCACCACGGTCCGTGCCGCCAAGGACTATGGTTATCGCTGCACGCTGGTGAGTGCGGCCTGCGCAACCCGCGACCTGCCGACCGTCGATGGCGGCGTCATCAGCGCGGATGAAATGCACCGTGTCGAGGTGATCGCCCTCGCCGACAACTTCGCCAGCGTGGTGCCGCAGGCCAAGGCGCTGATCTGA
- a CDS encoding Smr/MutS family protein, whose amino-acid sequence MQDNAQNDDDFSLFTEQMRGVKRIQNDRADTGKPKTDLKQLATRRQNATVTQASVKVDGLSDQFVIDVGAEDELYWARDGVQEGQMRKLKQGQISFEGSLDLHGMTVEKARETLWDFIAEANRFEVRCVRVTHGKAARLDGKRPLIKSHVNTWLRQHPQVLGFTSCLPKHGGTGAVYVMLRRTMMEGRDE is encoded by the coding sequence ATGCAAGACAACGCCCAGAACGACGACGATTTCTCCCTGTTCACCGAACAGATGCGTGGTGTGAAACGCATCCAGAACGACCGCGCGGACACCGGGAAACCGAAAACCGACCTGAAGCAACTCGCCACCCGCAGGCAGAACGCGACCGTGACCCAGGCCAGCGTCAAGGTGGACGGCCTGTCCGACCAGTTCGTGATCGACGTCGGCGCTGAAGACGAGCTCTACTGGGCTCGCGACGGCGTGCAGGAAGGGCAGATGCGCAAGCTCAAGCAGGGCCAGATCAGCTTCGAGGGCAGCCTCGACCTGCACGGCATGACGGTGGAAAAGGCCCGGGAAACCCTCTGGGACTTCATCGCCGAGGCCAACCGCTTCGAAGTGCGCTGCGTTCGCGTGACCCACGGCAAGGCCGCGCGCCTGGACGGCAAGCGCCCGCTGATCAAGAGCCACGTCAACACCTGGCTGCGCCAGCACCCGCAAGTGCTGGGTTTCACCTCCTGCCTGCCGAAACACGGCGGCACCGGTGCCGTCTATGTGATGCTGCGCCGGACCATGATGGAAGGCCGCGACGAGTAA
- the folE gene encoding GTP cyclohydrolase I FolE, whose protein sequence is MSLEQHYTAILGQLGEDVSREGLLDTPKRAAKAMQYLCRGYQQTLEEVTNGALFSSDNSEMVLVKNIELYSLCEHHLLPFIGKAHVAYIPNGKVLGLSKVARIVDMYARRLQIQENLSREIAEAVQKVTGALGVAVVIEAQHMCMMMRGVEKQNSSMVTSVMLGEFRENAATRSEFLSLINN, encoded by the coding sequence ATGTCCCTGGAACAGCACTACACCGCGATCCTCGGCCAACTCGGCGAGGATGTCTCCCGTGAAGGCCTGCTCGATACCCCGAAGCGCGCCGCCAAGGCGATGCAGTACCTCTGCCGCGGCTACCAGCAAACGCTGGAAGAAGTCACCAATGGCGCCCTGTTCAGCTCCGACAACAGCGAAATGGTGCTGGTGAAGAACATCGAGCTGTACTCCCTCTGCGAACACCACCTGCTGCCGTTCATCGGCAAGGCCCACGTGGCCTACATCCCCAACGGCAAGGTGCTGGGCCTGTCCAAGGTCGCCCGCATCGTCGACATGTACGCCCGCCGCCTGCAGATCCAGGAAAACCTCAGCCGCGAGATCGCCGAAGCTGTCCAGAAGGTCACCGGCGCCCTCGGCGTCGCCGTGGTCATCGAAGCCCAGCACATGTGCATGATGATGCGCGGCGTGGAGAAGCAGAACTCCTCCATGGTTACCTCGGTCATGCTCGGCGAGTTCCGCGAAAACGCCGCGACCCGCAGCGAATTCCTCAGCCTGATCAACAACTGA
- a CDS encoding GFA family protein, producing MKYRGSCHCGKIAFEVEGTLEQVMECNCSLCSRRGYLLWFVPREQLKLSTPESDLSTYRFNRMHIAHHFCANCGCAPFGEAADPKGKAMAAVNVRCLEDVPLDGLKVLKVDGRSF from the coding sequence ATGAAATACCGAGGCAGTTGCCACTGCGGGAAGATCGCTTTCGAAGTGGAGGGCACCCTGGAGCAGGTCATGGAGTGCAACTGTTCGTTGTGCAGCCGGCGCGGCTACCTGCTCTGGTTCGTCCCGCGCGAGCAACTCAAGCTCTCCACGCCTGAATCCGACCTGTCCACCTATCGATTCAACCGCATGCACATCGCCCACCACTTCTGCGCCAACTGCGGCTGCGCACCTTTCGGAGAAGCCGCCGATCCCAAGGGCAAGGCCATGGCCGCCGTGAATGTGCGCTGCCTGGAGGATGTGCCCCTGGACGGGCTCAAGGTGCTGAAGGTGGATGGGCGGAGTTTCTAG